A region of the Nocardia asteroides genome:
ACAGGCGCAAACCCATCGGGGCGAGCACCGCGCCGACTTCATCCCACAGCGCTTCGGCGTCATCGCGTTTCCCGGCGATCATGATCACGAAGTCGTCGGCATAGCGGACGAGTTTCATGACCGGTTCCCCGGCGCGACGACGTTTGGCGCGTGTCCATTCAGGTCCGAGCGCGGCCCATCGGACCGCGAAGTCCTCGTCCAACACCGACAGGGCAATGTTGGCCAGCAGCGGTGAGAGGATTCCGCCCTGGGGTGTGCCGGTGATCGTTTCCCTGTTCAGGCCCTGTTCGGTCAGGATCCCGGCCCGCAGGAACGCCTTCACCCAGCCCAGCACGCGTTTGTCCCCGACGCGTCGGCGCACCCCCTCCATCAGTGCGGTGTGGTCGATCTCATCGAAACACGCCGTGATATCGGCCTCGAACACCCACTCGTAATCGCGGGGAGGTGAACTGAGGTAATGGATCTCAGCGATCGCGTCCTGCGCCCGGCGTCTCGGGCGGAAACCGTAGGAACACGGCTGAAAATCCGCCTCGAATATCGGCTCGAGCACCAATTTCAACGCGGCCTGCACGACCCGGTCCGCGGTCGTCGGAATCCCGAGACGCCGAATCTTGCCCGACGCCTTGGGAATTGCCTTCTCCCGCACCCGCTGCGGAACAAACCGGTTCGCCTTCAAATCGTTTCGAAGACTCGCCAGCAGTTCCTCGGCACCGGAATCGACCGATCGCGGCGCGATCCCATCGACTCCGGCGGTTCGTGCTCCCTTGTTGCCCCGCACCCCCGCCCATCCCACCAGCAGGAACGCCGGGTCATAGACGAGGTTGGCGAGATCATCGAAACGGCGACCGGGATCGGCCACCGCCCATCGGTGCAGCTTCTTCTGCATCCTGAGTACCCGGAACTCCGCCTCGGCGAAAACGATTCCCGGATCACCGGTATTCACCAGTGGCCTCCCCATGATGCGTCGACGCTGCGAACACACTGGACCCCTTCGCCATGTGACCGGCTTTCCCGGCCCCGGACTACTACGGGTCCTCCGCCCCACCCCGACAGCATCGGCCGGCGATGAGCCTTCCCACCGGGCGGCTGGCGGCCGCCCAAGTCAGGGACCGCCGAGGTGGTTCCCACGTTCACTCCCGAACCCTTCGACGGGGTCGGCGCCCAGCTATGCCCCTGCAGCCTCGCCACGGTTACGCCGCAGACCTTCACCATGGCCTCCCGACCAGCGACATCGACCGATCCAGGAGTTCTCCGCACGACACCGTCGTTCGGATGCGCGCTGCTATCCAGCCCACATCCGCCAGGTTCGAGCTGGTGGCTCTCTCGAGGGGCGTTCAGCCGCTGGTTCCTCACGTACGCCTTTCCGTCTCGCTTGCCGAGCCCGGACCATCTGGCAATGCTGGCCCGCCTCGTCGTTGTCAGGACCGCTTCCCGTCCGCACCGTCATCCCACGGCGCGAACTGTCCTCAGCTTCAACCGATCGACAGCGACCGATCGGTGGCGGTGTCCTTCCACACCGCAGGGTTCAGGAACGCCTCGTGGCGCTCGATATCGGTGCACCACAGCTCGTTGGGGCCAGCTGCGGTGAAGGTCCGGTTCACCAGGTCCGCGGGAGTGCTCACTGCGAGCATCGGGTGGCCACGTCGTTTGCGTCTGGGCAGGCCGAACAGCCCTCGCTCGGCCATGATCGAGGCAACCAGCTTGTGGATGACGATCATCTCGCACTCGGCCAGCAACGCGGCCTTGATCCGGCGTTTGCCGTAGGTTCCACGGGACTGGGCATGAATCCGGGATATCTCATCGGCGACCACAATCCTGCGAATCGTTCTGGTGGACAACGGCTGCCGCCGTTGCCGCAGAAAAGTGGATCTGTGCACTCCAGCGATTCGACAGGCCGACCGCCCCGAATGTCCGAGCGCGATCAGCCCTTCGACGACCGCGATCCGCCTTTTGGGGACACCACCGCCTGCGCATCGAACAATTCGCAGGCGTCGCGAGTGAGTTTCAATCCGGCTTCCAGTGCGGAAATCCGTTTCTTCGCCGAGGCCAGCTCATCAGCTTCCACGCTCGGAAAGCCCTCGCGGACTCCCGCATCGACGAGAACCTGAGTCTTCCAGCGGAACAACGTGGCAGGCGAGATCCCCGTCTCCGCCGCAACTTCGGCAACCGGCTCGCCGGCTCGCAGTCGAGCGCACACCTGCCGGCGCATCGCCAGCGGGAAGGATTTCGGCATCGTGACCTCCTGCGGGTCAGTCTGCCTCAACTCTCAAAACCGCGGCCTCCTGAGCGGGGGCCAGATCAGGTGGACCTGCAATCGGGGCCCAGTCACAGGTAACGTTCGACGTCGAGTGCCCAATCGAGATTGCCGCGGACCACATGTCGCAGGCCCGGGAGATAGCGGCGGGTGTCGGTGCTCACACCACAGAGGTTCCGGCGGGCAGGTCGTAGCCGCCCAGTCGAGTATCGGTGGTGACTGTTCTGGTGAACAGCCAGCCGGGTGCATAGAGCCGCAGTGCTTCGCCGGCAGAACCTGTGCTGCCCGAGATGCCGATCAGGAGTCGGAGGGGATGGCGGCGAGGAGGGTGCCGCCGGCGAAGCGGCGGTAGCGGGCCGTGCCGCCGCGGAACTCGTTGAACGAGATGAAGGTGGGGTAGTGCGCGGTGCGAAGGTCGGCGAGGACGGCACCATCGGGGAGAGCGGCTGCGGCGGTCGCCAATACCGTGTCGGGGGAATGGCGGGCCGTCGGTGCTGGCATGGCGGCCGCTATCGGTGAGTCGCGGGGCGCGAGGATTTCGCCCTGGCCGGACCACCAGTCCTGGAACACCGATTCGAAGTCGAGGTCGTCCAGTTCGTCGTCGTCCAGACCCGGATCCATACCCTCGACCCGCTCGCCGGCGGCAACCCGCAAGGCCAGGTCGAGCCCGTCGGCGACGGAGGTGAACCAGTCGGCGACCGACGGCGCGACCAGGGTGGTGGAGTTGCCCTCCCAGTGGTAGAAGACCCGACCCCAGACGCCGGTCTCGGGATCGATATCGGCGTAGTAATTCTCCGCGGCGGCGTTGCGGTGCAGCGCCCACCAGGTCCCTGGTGCGCCGGCGCGGCAGAACCTGGGCTCGAAGTTCTCCGGATGTCCGAAGGTGATCGGATCGTAGTCGTCGAACCAGATTTCGCCGATCTCGCGTGCCAGGAGCCGGATGTCGGCGGGCACCGGCACCGCCCAGGTGTCGATGACGTCGTCCGGGATGCCAGGGCCCAGTCGGACCTCGCCTTCCGAGGCCGCCGCCGCGGCTCGCAGCCGGGCGATCGCGTCCTCGGCCCGCGCGAATGCCGCTGTCGGTTCGTTCATGAATCGTGACCTCCTGGGAAAGCTGTGTGGCAACTCTAATGCTGATATTTGCCACGGCGGCCGGATAGCTTCCCACTAATAACTGATGGCTGTCGAGCAGGTGAGCTTCATCGATGGCCACTATGGGCAGCCTGCCCCGCTCCACCGCTTCAGCGGCCAGCGTCTCGGCGGTCTCGGTGCCGGGACCGCGGTGTGATAGGCGGGCCGGTGCCCGAGAGAGGCGACGATGCGGTGGAGCATGCCGCGGACCCCGATCGAGGGATTCGGCAGATAGATCACGATCGGGATGGCGGCCGGCCCGGTCCTGCGACAACTCGCTCTGGGAGGCTTGGGAATCCGGATTGCCACAGTGATTCATGCCTGGCGAACCAGCCTTATCCAGTTTCAGCGGCACTCGTCCGGGACGATGGATTGTTGCTATCAAGTAGGTACTGCGTGGGAAAGTTCAGTGCCGCGGAGAACCGGATGCGCGAGGAGCTGGCCGAGCGCGGCAAGAGCGGGGAGGACCGGCAGGCGCTGCTGGATGACCTGCTGGCTATCCTCATCGACCCGCACATCCCCGATGAGGATGTCGGCGGATTGATCCGGGGTGAGGGTCTCGGGTTGGAGCGGCTGCGGGCCGCGAAAGCGCAGGCCAAGCCGCGGCTACCGCGTGATCACGGGCATCTGGTGGCTCTCGATTCGTCGTATTCGTATCTGCGGAAGTTCACTCCGGCGGTGTTGTCGGCGGTCCGGTCCGCCGGCGGCACGGCGGCGACGGAGCTGCTGATCGCGGTGGACTTGCTGCGCGAGCTGAATGCAACCGGGCGCCGCAAGGTGTTCGACGATGCACCCACGGGGTTCGTGCCGGCCAAGTGGCGCGGCTATCTCGACGAAGCCCGCAAGACCGGCAATACCGTCGCCTACCGGCACTATTGGGAACTGTGCGTGCTGCTCGGGCTGCGCACCGGGGATGTGTTCGTGCCCGGATCGCGCCACTACGCCGATCCGGCCGCCTACCTGCTCACGTCCGAGCAGTGCGAGCCGCAGCGCGGCGAATTCTGCCGCCTGGTCGACAAGCGAGCCGACCCGGCTGCCGCGTTGGTCGCGTTGACCGACGAGTGGGGTGCGGCGGTCGCCGAGCTGGAGCAGATGCTCGCGTCCGGTGACGGGCCGGTGCGGCTGGACGAGGCCGGTGATCTGGTGATCTCACCTTTGACCGCCGAAGACATCCCGACCGAGGCCATCGAGTTGAAGGCCGAGCTCACGGAAATGCTGCCGTACGCGCCGATCGTGTCGCTGCTGATCGAGCTGGACAAACGCACCGGCTACCTGGACTGCTTCACCCACGCGGGCGGTAAGCAGGCCCGCAGCCCGGAGTTGAAGCGCAATCTGATCGCGGTGCTGCTGGCCTATTCCACGAACCTCGGTCTGACCAATATGGCTGCGGCGTCGGGGATCTCCTACGACATCCTGGCGTGGACCGCGGAGTGGTACGTGCGGGAGGAGACGCTGCGTGCGGCGAATCTGGCGATCATCGGCTACCACCAGAGACTTCCGCTGACCACGGTGTTCGGGACCGGCACCCTGTCGTCCTCGGACGGGCAGCGGTTCCCCACGCGCGGCAAGTCCACCACCGCCCGCGCGGTGAATCACTTCTTCGCCGAGGAGGGCCTGTCGACCTACACTCACGTGACCGACCAGCACACCACTTACGGCACCAAGGTGATCGTCACCACCCGCCGCGAAGCCCATTACGTGCTGGACGAAATCCTCTGCAATGCAACGGATCTGCCGATCACCGAGCACGCGAGGGATACCCACGGGGTCACCCTGGTGAACTTCGCGCTGTTCGATTTGCTCGGGATGCAGCTGTCCCCGCGCATCCGGGACCTGGGCAAGATCACCCTGTACCGGCCGGTGCCGCGCGCCGAGGCCGACGCGCGGTTCCCGCACGTCGGACCGCTGTTGACCCGCAAGCTAAATCTGGACCTGATCGCCGAACACTACGACGACCTACCCCGGCTGGCCGGATCACTGAAGTTCGGGCACGCCACCGCGTCGCTGCTGGTCGGCAAGCTGTCGGCGTCGGGCCG
Encoded here:
- a CDS encoding transposase codes for the protein MPKSFPLAMRRQVCARLRAGEPVAEVAAETGISPATLFRWKTQVLVDAGVREGFPSVEADELASAKKRISALEAGLKLTRDACELFDAQAVVSPKGGSRSSKG
- the ltrA gene encoding group II intron reverse transcriptase/maturase; the encoded protein is MQKKLHRWAVADPGRRFDDLANLVYDPAFLLVGWAGVRGNKGARTAGVDGIAPRSVDSGAEELLASLRNDLKANRFVPQRVREKAIPKASGKIRRLGIPTTADRVVQAALKLVLEPIFEADFQPCSYGFRPRRRAQDAIAEIHYLSSPPRDYEWVFEADITACFDEIDHTALMEGVRRRVGDKRVLGWVKAFLRAGILTEQGLNRETITGTPQGGILSPLLANIALSVLDEDFAVRWAALGPEWTRAKRRRAGEPVMKLVRYADDFVIMIAGKRDDAEALWDEVGAVLAPMGLRLSQEKTRVCHIDEGFDFLGWRIQRRAWRSRTGKRAVYTYPSKKALSCIIGKVRMVTRRKRNRTLADLLRWLNPVLRGWCNYFRHGVSWRTFGYIDHYAVWRIIGWLRKRHHGLNMHTLIRRYLPSWRISAGGIDMFRPESVVIERYRYRGTKIPTPSSSAPTTGSPAPAA
- a CDS encoding IS3 family transposase gives rise to the protein MSTRTIRRIVVADEISRIHAQSRGTYGKRRIKAALLAECEMIVIHKLVASIMAERGLFGLPRRKRRGHPMLAVSTPADLVNRTFTAAGPNELWCTDIERHEAFLNPAVWKDTATDRSLSIG